The genomic interval GGAGATTATCTTGCCACATTAAACCACTTCTTCACAAGTgtgtttaagttaaaataaagAGGCAATGaagattatgtcaacattttaaaACTGGTGTTTTTATGGTATGGTTGTTTGGTacatatttattcttttaaatgTTTGCTGTAATGTTCCTAAAgtattatgttcatttttatgccAGCAAAGAGAAcattaaatagtattattttaagGTGCTTTACTTTTTTTACACatacttttaatatttttaaaaagtatttaatttttaacagtaacatttgtattttatacagTGTTTGTTTAGTGAACATTgcattataatgtttatataatatttgcaaTACATTTTAGAGCAGGATATACATGATGCCTAGTGATATATCTGTTTTATACTAGAGCCTATTGTCAACATAGctgaatttattattttaatttattattttatcttaaccatcaaaaaatgaatatttgttgATGCATCCATATGTTGCAATACTTGACATTTTGaactaattatatacatttctcTTCTTAACAATATTGTATGGATGTATTGTGCATTGAGAAGTAGCCACAAGTGACATTTATTATGTATGTGAATGTTATTTACAGCCTCATGGATGAGATCTACCCCAGGCACTAGTTAGGAAGACAATCTACATCTTGTGCTGACTACTTAAGCATACTGTTAATTGGTGTTGCTGATTAGGGGGTGATCTTGCAAATGTGATACTTTATGATAGCAGCAATCACTGCTGATGTTTGGTTGATTAGTTTCCACACCACTTGAAGGCAGGAAAAGTGTTTTTCTAGTACTTGAATAACGACATGTGATACAAGAATCATACATCAAAAAGACAAGTATTTGAACATAAACTCAGAGAAAACAAGTTTTTAGAAGATGGGTGCTTAGGTTATACAACAAAAAATTCTCAGTAAAGATTAAAAAGTGGATGCATCTCCAATGGAGACGGACTTAAATAGGCTAAAGAGATTGTTAAGTATTTATCTAAATGTACGTGTAGTCTGCACACATTAAGTCtcaaatgtttcataaatatatttaagcaatttatttaagtaattattcataaaaaatgAAGATGGATAGCAACAGTGAGGCAGACGACATAGAGATGCGACAAAAACTGTTCAGCACTGTTGTTGTATCACACTTCTTGGAGAAAATCTCCAAGTACAAGAACACTTTGAGGAAAATGGGTGTACATGTTGGTGACCTTGAGAATAGACTGAGTGCCAATGTTCCCACCAGTCAGTCCTTTGATGAAAACATGGAGATGGTACTCAATGTGTATTCTGCATCACCCAGCAAGTATAATGCCTTCTGGCGGGTGGGAAATACACTCAGCTCTGCACACCTGTTCCACTGGATCTACAGGCTGGTTCAGAAGACCAAAGCTACTAGAATCCTCCACCACCTGGACGGAGTCTCACATGAGAGCATCCAGGGTTTGTCTACAAAACTTGTATCAATTTGAATGCCTATATTGAAGGTTAAGGATACTGATTTTAGATTGTTGAAAGCTCACTGCTTAGAGTACTGATTGATTTAACCAAGCGATATACAACAATTACATTAGACTGTTCAATGCTAAGACTAACAATTTCGATACAAGTTATAGTTCCTTAACATACCATGATATGATAGTTGTTTATAGTCAATTTGCATATCGGATACTCTGGAATATATAAAAATACGCCACATACTTGGAATCAGCTCCTAGTTAAATAATTACAAGTTACTCAAATATTTCTCAttcagttttgtttaaaaattaatttaaaaaaaaagcaattaaaacaaataatttgtccATACAGAAGTGCTCCAAGAGGTTTGCAAGGAGATAGTGACAGCCTATGAATATCAGCTATTCATGCTGGCAGGCCAGGGAGAGATAATCCTGCTGGCCCAGCATGTGGTTTTGTGCATGCTAACCCACCTCAACTCACAGGACGCACACTTCAGCCCTGGAGATCTCATACAGGCCCTCCTAGAGGCATGTCTTAGAATTGTTCGTACAAACTCATAGCAAAGTGTTTTAGACTCCACCCATTTATATACTGTAAAGTCATACATTGTGTTGGTTACATGTAAAACACAATTAAGTTTAGAAATGAACTGTACTCAATGGTTTGACAAAAGAGCAAATAACATGTTCAAATACTTTTTggcagaatttattttatttgatataaatatttggGTAAAGTCTGACTATCAATTTATGAActtaaaaagtataaaaatatgACTCCAAGAAATGTTGATTGCTATACCACATGGGTAAGGTTTTCATAACATACCAGAATAATAAACCATAATTATTAAAGAATAAGAAGTTCAaatattaaattcatatttaaattattttcattaacatttgtCTGTAATCAACGCAAACAAAGGATTGTTGCATCTACACATTTATGTAACAACAATATAAGCACACAAATTGTATGCTGCAGGTCAAGCCTCAAAACAGAAGGAGAAATAAGACCCTTCTTCATACACGACCTTCAGTGTGGGCTGGGAAGCAGGTCTGTCTGCGATGGCACCTTTCGCAAGTTCTGAAACAGCCTGGGTTACGAATTCCTACATCAGACACTGGAAGTATGACACGAGGTGATGTTGATcagaaatgtttaaatattgaacagAGATCAAGGGTGATGGATAGGATATCTGGGGACATGGAACAGAAAAGTGGGGACATGGAACAGAAATATGGGAATAATGAACAGGCCTCTGGGAATATGAGGCAGAAATCTAGGGATATGGAGCAGATATATAGGGATTTGGAACAGAAAAGTGGGGACATGGAACAGAAATATGGGAATATTGAACAGGCCTCTGGGAATATGAGGCAGAAATCTAAGGATATGGAGCAGATATATAGGGATTTGGAACAGAAAAGTGGGGATATGGAGCAGAAATCTAGGGATATGGAACAGATACTTGGGGATATGAAACAGGCATCTGACGATGTTGAAGAAATAAGTAGTGGTGCCGAACAGGTTCCTATGGTACAGGAGAAAAAATCTGGGGATATGGAGCAGATGTCTGGGGGTGTAGAGCAGTTGTCTTGGCATATAAAGCAGATATCTGGGAATATAGAACAGATGGAGCATAAATCTGAGCACATTGGACAAGTAACAACGAGAAATGCAGAAGGCACAAAATCACATGTGAAGGCCAAGGCTGAAGCACAAAATGATGACCACAAGGATCATGTAAATAGTGATTGTGACGAAAGTAGAAATTACCATTCACACTCTCATAATGTTTCAAATGGTCTCATTGGAAATTCGAGACATGACGTTTCCAGAAATACTgtacaaaacacattttttccaCAACAGGATGAAGTTGactcagaaaataaaataatcggAAACAATCAAGGCTTAGTCATCAATGAGATACAAGAAATTGACAAGATAATATCAAGAACTTTGAGCATTATTGACATGGACTTTAAAAAGAGGGTGATGAAAATAACAAGTATTAATGTGCCGAGAAGTGAAATAAGCCCAACAGATAACTCTGTAGCAACTGAAGTAACTGTATCACAAGCCAT from Dreissena polymorpha isolate Duluth1 chromosome 1, UMN_Dpol_1.0, whole genome shotgun sequence carries:
- the LOC127841102 gene encoding uncharacterized protein LOC127841102 isoform X2 — protein: MKMDSNSEADDIEMRQKLFSTVVVSHFLEKISKYKNTLRKMGVHVGDLENRLSANVPTSQSFDENMEMVLNVYSASPSKYNAFWRVGNTLSSAHLFHWIYRLVQKTKATRILHHLDGVSHESIQEVLQEVCKEIVTAYEYQLFMLAGQGEIILLAQHVVLCMLTHLNSQDAHFSPGDLIQALLEVKPQNRRRNKTLLHTRPSVWAGKQVCLRWHLSQVLKQPGLRIPTSDTGSMTRGDVDQKCLNIEQRSRVMDRISGDMEQKSGDMEQKYGNNEQASGNMRQKSRDMEQIYRDLEQKSGDMEQKYGNIEQASGNMRQKSKDMEQIYRDLEQKSGDMEQKSRDMEQILGDMKQASDDVEEISSGAEQVPMVQEKKSGDMEQMSGGVEQLSWHIKQISGNIEQMEHKSEHIGQVTTRNAEGTKSHVKAKAEAQNDDHKDHVNSDCDESRNYHSHSHNVSNGLIGNSRHDVSRNTVQNTFFPQQDEVDSENKIIGNNQGLVINEIQEIDKIISRTLSIIDMDFKKRVMKITSINVPRSEISPTDNSVATEVTVSQAIAFGSNLVEETTQSSGISQSDDLVARCSTKHEHESVTCFNKWTENRTCNSNNTGKYNGSTLHVTKQRNSAFMFYGCFTQYGAKCRPNVYGYRGPLHIWMEDTRNYSLIHNDFVTLAKQDQQQIPFQENNFHQQYVPKTACQHNSSS
- the LOC127841102 gene encoding uncharacterized protein LOC127841102 isoform X1, producing the protein MKMDSNSEADDIEMRQKLFSTVVVSHFLEKISKYKNTLRKMGVHVGDLENRLSANVPTSQSFDENMEMVLNVYSASPSKYNAFWRVGNTLSSAHLFHWIYRLVQKTKATRILHHLDGVSHESIQEVLQEVCKEIVTAYEYQLFMLAGQGEIILLAQHVVLCMLTHLNSQDAHFSPGDLIQALLEACLRIVKPQNRRRNKTLLHTRPSVWAGKQVCLRWHLSQVLKQPGLRIPTSDTGSMTRGDVDQKCLNIEQRSRVMDRISGDMEQKSGDMEQKYGNNEQASGNMRQKSRDMEQIYRDLEQKSGDMEQKYGNIEQASGNMRQKSKDMEQIYRDLEQKSGDMEQKSRDMEQILGDMKQASDDVEEISSGAEQVPMVQEKKSGDMEQMSGGVEQLSWHIKQISGNIEQMEHKSEHIGQVTTRNAEGTKSHVKAKAEAQNDDHKDHVNSDCDESRNYHSHSHNVSNGLIGNSRHDVSRNTVQNTFFPQQDEVDSENKIIGNNQGLVINEIQEIDKIISRTLSIIDMDFKKRVMKITSINVPRSEISPTDNSVATEVTVSQAIAFGSNLVEETTQSSGISQSDDLVARCSTKHEHESVTCFNKWTENRTCNSNNTGKYNGSTLHVTKQRNSAFMFYGCFTQYGAKCRPNVYGYRGPLHIWMEDTRNYSLIHNDFVTLAKQDQQQIPFQENNFHQQYVPKTACQHNSSS